From the genome of Vicinamibacteria bacterium:
GCCGAGAATGACGCCGGTAATCGTCCACATGGCGCTGCTCCGTCCCCGTGAGAGCGCGTAGCTCACGACGAGGAGAATGGTGGGGCCGGGGATGAACAAGAGAACGACACAGGCGACCACGTAGGCGGCGAACATCTCCGCGGTCATGGCCTCAGGCGGCGAAAGGGAGCAAGAGCCGGGCCGTCGTGCCCATTCCCGGTGCGCTCTCGAGCTCGAGGCGGCCCCGGTGCTCGCTGGCGATGGCGCGAGATACGAAGAGGCTCCAGTTCGTCGTCGTTACCCGATCGCGATCGATGCGAAACTCGGGCTCGAACAGGCGCTCCAGCCGCTCCGGCTCGATGCCGTGTCCGTTGTCATGGATCTCGATGACGACCGTGCCGTCCTTCGACCCGCTCCGAAGCTCGATCGTTCCACGGTGCTCGACCGCGGCGGCGGCGTTGCGCAGCAAGTTCGAGATCGCTGTGCCCAGTTGGTCGGGCCGACACCGAAGGGGAGGGACGTCGGCGAGCTTCAGCTCGACATGCACCGAGGTAAGCTCGGCCTCGAGAAACGCGACCGTGTCGCGGCACAGCGTGTTCACGTCCACGACCTGCACTTCGGCGCGATCGAGGTTGGTCAAGCTGCGCATGCGGTCTACCACCTGGATCAGACGCTGGTAGGAGGAGCGTCCCGATTCGATCGCCTCCGACGCAGCGCGGGCTTGCCTCGAATCCTTTTCGAGCGCGCTCTCGACGAGATGCGCGAGCGTCTCGAAAGTGCTCGCCAGAGCGCCAATGGGGCTCCCGAGCTCGTGGCTCATTGCCGCGGCGAAACGGCTTTGAGAGGCCGCGTTCCGCTCGAGCAGAAGGCTCGCCTGGGCGTTCTTCAACGCCTCGAACGACTCCTCCGCACGCACCCGTGCGAGAAACGCGAAAGCGCGCTGGTGATATAGGACGACGGTCAAGCCGGTGGTAATGAGAAGCATCATGAGCGAGAGCACGATAGGAAATGCCTCCCATCCGATGAGAGCCTCCGGACCGT
Proteins encoded in this window:
- a CDS encoding HAMP domain-containing sensor histidine kinase, with product MLGYLFPTIEEKEPRFRAEVARLSLLGLRVIGAICIGAPLAMLTMGLLWLPSYPGITGLWADLLFIAMGSLLVGLSFVPSLQAHARGLGVLSGFLSATLQTVGMQASADFHQATLHTTPDQHFPFTMTLVLLVGLAALPMKPVQTFGLGCAIVSLFAVTKYVANGPEALIGWEAFPIVLSLMMLLITTGLTVVLYHQRAFAFLARVRAEESFEALKNAQASLLLERNAASQSRFAAAMSHELGSPIGALASTFETLAHLVESALEKDSRQARAASEAIESGRSSYQRLIQVVDRMRSLTNLDRAEVQVVDVNTLCRDTVAFLEAELTSVHVELKLADVPPLRCRPDQLGTAISNLLRNAAAAVEHRGTIELRSGSKDGTVVIEIHDNGHGIEPERLERLFEPEFRIDRDRVTTTNWSLFVSRAIASEHRGRLELESAPGMGTTARLLLPFAA